CGGGCCTCCATGGCCAGTGCCAGATCATCCGCCTTTCGAAATGCCGACAAAAAAAGTGGAAGAATAATCGGAATCAGGCCCTTGATTCTCTGCACAAGATTCCCTTCAATTTGAGCGCCCCGGGCCAGTTGGGCCTTTCGAATTCGATCGGCTTCATTTAAGAGCAACGGGATAAACCGAATCGCAATGGTTGTCATCATTGAAAATTCGGCAACGGGCACCCCGACTTTTTTCAGAGGCGCCAGCAACCGGGATAAGCCATCGGTAATTTCGATAGGGGCGGTTACCAGGGTAAAAATACCCGCGTACAAAATCAACAAAACAATCCGGGCTGTATAAATTATGGCCCGGCTTAAACCGGTATCTGTAATGGAAACGTGGATTACAGGAATTTGAAAAAGGATTTTTCCGTAACCGTAACCCAAATTTAAAAGAAATGTGAGAATAAAAAGCCACAAAAAAGGACGCAGATTCTTACTCACCAGCTGAAAGGGCAGGTGCGCCATAAAAACAACAACACCCAAAAGTGCAGTCAAAAATCCAAATGCCCAAAAATTATGGGTTGCAACCATCGCCGTCATGAGAATCAACAGCGAAATGAGTTTCGTCCGTGGATCAAGGCGATGGAGAACGGAATCCGCAGGGAAATATTGACCTAATGTTATATCTTGCAGTGGAGACATCTTAGTGAATTTTTATTTTTCAATATACGAAAAAAATGAAGGAAATCAAATAAAAATATTCCGTGAAAGGAGAAAAAACACTTGACATTTTTCGGATTTTCTGTTATTTTAAAAGCGCTTCTTCCTCGCAACCAACTGCTTTATTAATAAATGAGTCACCTTTAGAAAGCTCTTAGCCGCGAAATTCACGCACCCACATGAACTGATTGCACTGGAATAAACGGGGTGCACTTTGTGCCATTTGCGGCGAATCACGTGAACTCACAAACCCTTTCAACCAATGCCGTATTTCCATGAAAAAGAACACAAAAACAGGTCCTTCACAGCGAAAATTTTTACGAGCGGCTAACCTATTTTTCAAATCCAATCTTGCCCTAAAAAAAAACGAATCTTTCCTTATTGTGACGGATGAATATTCCTGGGATTTAAGCCGCAAACTCTGGCAGACAGCCATTGAGAGCTACCCCCAGACCTACGTCATGGCCTTTTCGGCCGCTGAATTGCGAGCGAGTTCTCTGAGCAAGTTGCTTTCCTTTATTTTGGACGCTGACGTCTCTCTGTTTGTAGCACGCGAATTTTCATTTTTATGGGAGGAATTTTCCCTTTCAAAAAATTTAAATACGCGCTGGGCAGGGCTTATCGGAATCCGGCCGGATCAATTTACACGAATGGTTGATGTGGACAGTGAGTCGCTAAGGCACAACACCCAAAAACTGCATGATGTGCTCCGATTGGGCAAAAGGCTGACCATCGAAACCGATTCAGACCACTCTCTTTCTTTTGAAATAGACCATTCCGCTTGTTTTGCAGACAGCGGTCTGGTTCAGAATTCCGGCGACATTGGCTGTATCCCCGGCGGAAGGGTTCTGATAAAACCCCGCGAGCAAACCGCCTCCGGCGATTTGCTGATTAACGGATCCTTGTCGTCGGTTGGAATTCTGCAGGAGCCGGTTCGATTCTTAATTAGGAGCGGAAGACTCAAAAAGATTTATGCCAAAAGCGATATTTCAGATTTTCGGGCCTCCCTGCGCTCGCGAAACAAAAACCGGCGGATCCTGGTCCGTGTGGGAATAGGCCTTAATCCTCACGGAAAAATCACCGGAAATTGCTTTGTGGACGAACGAACCCACGGGGTGATTCATCTGGCATTTGGTGATGAAATCGATTTTCGTTCACACATTCTCAACCCGACGCTTTCCGTTGCCACCCTTAAAAGGGCTTCTGTAAAGATCGATAATAAAGTTATCCTCAGGCGGGGAAAACTCGTCGTTTAAAAACAGGCGCCAAACCCCTCTTCTTACATTTGATTTTTTAATGCGTCCGCCTCAAGACAGGGCTGAGGCGATGCTCCTTGGAATGCAGACCATGAGCGGATAAGCGTCTTTCGGAGCACGCTCAAAACTAATTGAGCAAAAAGGCAAAACCGATTGCGGGGGTAACCACGCCGGAAAGGGATGGTTGAACGCCCAGAACAGGGCCGGCATGTGCAAACAGGCGCCAGCCTGCAGCCGCTCCCACTCCCTTCTTCCCCAAAAAAATCGACAGGAAAAACCGCCGGTAATTCGCTGTGGACAGGCCCACCGCCCAATTTGCGTCTTGTTTCCCGTTAAAAAACGATCCCGCCATGAGCAGGGCAGTGGCCTGAAATCGCCAAAAACTGCGACGGTACACAACCGGCACGTGTAATCGGCGAATGATGAGGGTGTAGAGGGTGTCCCGTTTCGGCGACAGAAAAATGATTTTTCCGCTTAAAGTCAGCGAGGGAGTCCCCCAGAAATTCTCCGAAACGGTTGCTTTCCGGGACCTCTGAAAAAGGAGCGTTGAATCCTTGGTTGAGGCACGAAGAATAAAATCCAGTTTTTCCAATTTTGCGAGGTTCCGTTTCCAGAGGGCGCGCGGCACAATTAAACAAGAGTCCGTTAAAGGCGGGTACAGTGAACATTCCGAAACCAGGGAATCCGGCCGGTAAAGCCTAATAAGGGACCGAATCGTGTGTGTTAGCTCCCGGAGCCTCTCTGCCCGAAAGGCCTGATAACGCAGCAGGTTTGAGATCACATCCGGGTAAGCCGCATTAAACTGCTTTTTGGAGATGAGCAGGGTGGTGGTATCGGGCAGGGGGGCTCGCTGCATGATGTGAGAAAGGGAGTCCCACTCGGCCAGGTCCTGCTGAATAGCGTAAAAAAGTGCACGGGAAATCCGAATGGAATCCGGGGAGGTTTGTGCCAGAGCGGCAGACGATCCGCCGACCTGCCACAAAAACAGGATCAGTCCGGCTATTTTTCCAAGGCGCCGAAACCGATCAGCCGCTCTTTTTATTGGCAACCAGGGCATCCCATTCCTTTTTTGCCTGGGTGGGCCGAACCTGCGGACGCACCAAAACAACAATCTTATTGTTTTTCTCGCCTCTTACGACGGCCAAAATGTCCTGGTAGCGGACCCACATGGGCAGAGTAAAGTTTTCCCCGAGATCGGGGATGAAAATCCCGTGATAGACGTAGGTGCCGGGGACCTTTTTATAGTCATACGTAATTTTGCCGTGCAGTTCCTCCTTGAGGTCTTTCAGGGACACCTCCTTCACCGGAGCTACAGGAGGAATAAGGAGGCGTTTTCCTTCTTTAATGATTTTTTTAATCTCCTCCTTATCCGAGGCGTGTCCGTGCGCCTCAAACTCCGTTTTCTCCGAGCCGCTTTTTACAGGGATGCCCAACCCTTTCAGGAACCGGATGAAGAATTCAGACAGCTTCGGGCTTCTAAGAAATACGAGGATTACAACAAACAGGATCAGCAACGGTGACTGAAGAATCAGGCGAAAAAGGGAGACAAAGAATTCCCGGAATCCGTAAAGAACTTTCCCACCTATCCCACCGGCGGAATCCTTTTTTGTTTTTGCAGACCTGAATGATAAAATCAGCAGGGCGATCACAACAACCAAAATAAGTGTTTGTAACCAATAAACAGCCAATGCATTCCAGATTGTTTTAAGAAGCATGTAAAATCCTTCTAAAAACGAGGTTGAGGTTTGTAAAGAATTCACACGATTTCCTTCCAAGTAAATAGAGTTGTTAAAAATGGCTAATTTTGATTAAACTACAAATTTAGTGATGGGAAGCCTCGGCCGCTTCCAACGATTTTTTATCCTTTTTGGCTTCAATAATTCGAAAGATTGCATGAATCGGCTCCGTTCCCGAAGCCACCAGCATTCCGGTTAATAAAAAGTCCCAGAAGGTAGGATGGGCCGTGATTTTCAGAGTAAACAGCATCCCCAAATCCAGAACCGCACACAGCCAGACCCCAATCACCGAACCAATGAGAAACACGGTTCCCTGAATTAAAAGGATTCGTACCTTTTCTTTTAGGGGATCGGTCAATTTTGGATCGTTGAACCGGGGGTCAATGGCCTGCAGCTTTTTCAAAATGGATTCCCAGACGGCTTCCCACATATCCTGAAGCAGTGCCGACTTTTCATAAACAAGTTTTAGAATGGTAATCAGGAGTTCAAACAACCGATTCAAAATAGTTGCCAGGGTTAAAATTATGAAAAAGAAAGCGACGACTTGAGCGCTCTCTCCCCAGGAAGACATTCCGGAAAGACCATTTCCCTGTGCCAGAGCGGCCTTTGGTCCCATCATCAGCAGCAGGACAAGGAGAAAACTCCCCAATCTGAATGGGATAAATGGAGACCGGTGCAGCTGAACTTTCTGTTTTCCGGGCCCTTTCACAGGTGCCACCATACAAAGGTTGGGAAATCGTCTCATGCTACACCTCCATCACTCTCGGGAATCAACACAAATTTCTTTTTCCGGAAAGAGGCCACAAATGAATCAAATTCCGGATTTTGTTCCCATTGTTGAAGTGTATTTTTCACCCGCGTGATCAGAGCGTCAAACGGGAAATTGTTTCCGGGACAATCCGTATGACCGCGCTTCACATCTCTGTGACGAACAATATTCGTCACGGGGATGCCGTAGATTTTCGTCCACAGGGCAATCTGCCGGGCGCCCTGTTCCATTTGCGCATCGGAGGGTACGGGCGGACCAAATTTCCCGGAGGCATTGTTACCGGGTGCAGAGGGGTCTGTGGAAAAATTGCCCACAAAACAAATCCCAAGTGAATTTCCATTACTGATTTTATTCCCGCGTTTCACATGGTACCCCACACTGTCCCACCGGCAGTAATTGTGAAGGGATCCGTCACGGGTCA
Above is a genomic segment from Calditrichota bacterium containing:
- a CDS encoding energy-coupling factor transporter transmembrane protein EcfT is translated as MSPLQDITLGQYFPADSVLHRLDPRTKLISLLILMTAMVATHNFWAFGFLTALLGVVVFMAHLPFQLVSKNLRPFLWLFILTFLLNLGYGYGKILFQIPVIHVSITDTGLSRAIIYTARIVLLILYAGIFTLVTAPIEITDGLSRLLAPLKKVGVPVAEFSMMTTIAIRFIPLLLNEADRIRKAQLARGAQIEGNLVQRIKGLIPIILPLFLSAFRKADDLALAMEARCYRIGEERTSFKELKWVAADYFVIAGTLVISAGCVLV